The following are from one region of the Bradyrhizobium sediminis genome:
- a CDS encoding outer membrane protein — protein sequence MKKILLGTVGLVALSLSAPASAADLAARPYAKAPPMIAAVYDWSGFYIGINGGWGSSHKCWDLIGPPVLAEGCHDATGGTVGGQIGYRWQAGSWVFGLEGQGNWADFSGSNTNLTNVLLRDTSKIDAFGLLTGQVGYAWNNALLYVKGGAAVVGDKYNTTVIATGALNDSAKETRWGAVVGAGLEFGFAPNWSVGVEYNHMFLGDRDISFNTPAGVLNATSNISQDVDLVTARINYRWGGPVVAKY from the coding sequence ATGAAGAAGATTTTGCTAGGTACTGTTGGTTTGGTCGCGCTGAGCCTGTCGGCTCCGGCTTCGGCCGCCGATCTCGCTGCCCGCCCCTACGCCAAGGCCCCCCCGATGATCGCCGCAGTCTATGACTGGAGCGGCTTCTACATCGGCATCAACGGCGGCTGGGGATCGAGCCACAAGTGCTGGGATCTCATCGGCCCTCCGGTCTTGGCTGAGGGTTGCCATGACGCAACCGGCGGCACCGTCGGCGGACAGATCGGCTATCGCTGGCAGGCTGGTTCGTGGGTGTTCGGCCTGGAAGGACAGGGCAACTGGGCTGACTTCAGCGGCTCCAACACCAACCTAACCAACGTGCTTCTCCGGGACACGTCGAAGATCGATGCGTTCGGTCTACTCACCGGTCAGGTCGGCTATGCTTGGAATAACGCCCTGCTCTACGTCAAGGGCGGCGCCGCGGTTGTCGGCGACAAGTACAACACCACCGTAATTGCGACCGGTGCGCTTAACGACAGCGCCAAGGAAACCCGCTGGGGGGCCGTGGTTGGCGCCGGTCTCGAATTCGGCTTCGCGCCGAATTGGTCGGTGGGTGTCGAATACAACCACATGTTCCTGGGTGATCGGGACATCAGCTTCAACACTCCTGCAGGGGTTTTGAATGCAACCTCGAATATCAGTCAGGATGTCGATCTCGTCACCGCCCGCATCAACTACCGTTGGGGTGGCCCGGTCGTCGCGAAGTACTGA